A single region of the Fusobacterium varium genome encodes:
- the nrdG gene encoding anaerobic ribonucleoside-triphosphate reductase activating protein: MKIISIVENDPVNSMTGFTLTFYFAGCSHGCKGCFSKNTWNYDSGTDYTLETIKNMILNSRWKNVTFLGGDPLFEKNREEVLELIHFIKENTNKKIYLWTGFLKEDVEKWIDVKLIDYLIDGKFEIEKKDLRLRLRGSSNQRVFKNGIEIEV; this comes from the coding sequence ATGAAGATAATATCAATAGTAGAAAATGACCCAGTTAATAGTATGACTGGGTTTACATTAACTTTTTATTTTGCAGGTTGTTCTCATGGTTGTAAAGGCTGTTTTTCAAAAAATACTTGGAATTATGACAGTGGAACAGATTATACTCTTGAAACTATTAAAAATATGATTTTAAATTCAAGATGGAAAAATGTAACTTTTCTTGGCGGAGATCCTCTTTTTGAAAAAAATCGTGAGGAAGTTTTAGAGCTAATCCATTTTATTAAGGAAAATACAAATAAAAAAATCTATCTATGGACAGGTTTTCTAAAGGAAGATGTGGAAAAATGGATAGATGTTAAGTTGATAGATTACTTAATAGATGGTAAATTTGAAATTGAGAAGAAAGATTTGAGATTGAGATTAAGAGGTTCGTCAAATCAAAGAGTATTTAAAAATGGAATTGAAATAGAAGTATAA
- a CDS encoding flavodoxin family protein, which translates to MKNILILSSSPRKNGNSDILCEQFIKGAKESGHNTEKIYISDMKINYCKGCGVCNTILQTKKRDCCILICNSPLSYKLFFSLVLFYQKI; encoded by the coding sequence ATGAAAAATATTTTAATTTTATCATCAAGTCCAAGAAAAAATGGAAATTCAGATATTTTATGTGAACAATTTATAAAAGGAGCAAAGGAAAGTGGACATAATACAGAGAAAATTTATATTTCTGATATGAAAATAAATTATTGCAAGGGTTGTGGAGTTTGCAATACAATATTACAAACTAAAAAAAGGGACTGTTGTATCTTAATTTGCAACAGTCCTCTTTCATATAAACTATTCTTTTCTTTAGTTCTATTTTATCAAAAGATCTAA
- a CDS encoding beta-aspartyl-peptidase, translated as MFKLIKNVEIYNPEFKGVQDILFCNDKIVKIDKNITCEGFECEVIDGTGKKAVPGYIDQHIHITGGGGEGSFKTRVPEAPLSKIVEAGVTTVIGVLGTDSTTRNVENIVAKAKGLKEEGISCYVTTGAYEFPSPTITGTVKRDVTFIEEIIGVKLAISDHRASYIDEAILEDLASQVRTAGMFSNKAGVVVLHMGDGDRLLSQVMNVIEKSEIPIKHFLPTHVNRKKEVFDSAIEFAKKGGYIDITDSFAEEDYATAAKGVVMAKEAGVDLSHITFSSDGYGSFSDYDAAGNLIRIGASPINVHQAEIKRLINNYGFTLSEALQFLTINPAKFLKLYPAKGVLAEGSDADMVLLDENLDITDVFALGKQFVRNKKVIRKGTYED; from the coding sequence ATGTTTAAACTTATTAAAAATGTAGAGATTTACAATCCAGAATTTAAAGGAGTTCAAGATATTCTTTTTTGTAATGATAAAATTGTAAAAATTGATAAAAATATCACTTGTGAAGGATTTGAATGTGAAGTAATAGATGGAACAGGAAAAAAAGCTGTACCTGGATATATAGATCAACATATTCATATAACTGGTGGTGGTGGAGAGGGAAGTTTTAAAACTAGAGTACCTGAAGCTCCTCTATCAAAAATTGTTGAAGCTGGAGTTACTACTGTGATTGGAGTGTTAGGAACTGATAGTACAACAAGAAATGTAGAAAATATTGTAGCAAAGGCTAAAGGTTTAAAAGAGGAAGGAATCTCTTGCTATGTAACAACTGGTGCTTATGAATTTCCATCACCTACAATTACTGGAACAGTAAAAAGAGATGTAACTTTTATTGAAGAGATTATTGGAGTAAAACTTGCAATATCAGATCACAGAGCATCATACATTGATGAAGCTATTCTTGAAGATTTAGCTTCTCAAGTTAGAACTGCTGGAATGTTCTCAAATAAAGCTGGAGTAGTTGTTCTTCATATGGGAGATGGAGACAGACTTCTTTCTCAAGTTATGAATGTAATAGAAAAATCAGAAATTCCTATTAAACACTTTTTACCTACACATGTAAATAGAAAGAAAGAGGTTTTTGATTCAGCTATTGAATTTGCTAAAAAAGGTGGATATATAGATATTACTGACTCTTTTGCTGAAGAAGATTATGCTACTGCAGCTAAAGGAGTAGTTATGGCTAAAGAGGCTGGAGTTGATTTAAGCCACATAACATTTAGTTCAGATGGATATGGAAGTTTCTCTGACTATGATGCAGCAGGAAACTTAATTAGAATAGGGGCATCGCCTATCAATGTTCACCAAGCTGAAATCAAAAGACTTATCAATAATTATGGTTTCACTTTAAGTGAAGCACTTCAATTTTTAACAATAAACCCAGCTAAATTCTTAAAACTTTATCCAGCTAAGGGAGTTTTAGCAGAGGGAAGTGATGCTGATATGGTATTACTAGATGAAAATCTTGATATTACAGATGTTTTCGCTCTTGGAAAACAATTTGTAAGAAATAAAAAAGTTATTAGAAAAGGAACTTACGAAGATTAA
- a CDS encoding ABC transporter substrate-binding protein: MRKINMFIVGAMMLIGGCGKSGEVAKPETIKIGGMAPLTGALAIYGVTTTNGAELAVKEINENGGVLGKKIEYVMLDTKGDSTEAVMAYNKLVDEKVAGIIGEVTSKPTLAVAEVAVQDNMPLITPTGTQVDITEAGPNVFRVCFTNPYQGKVLAITSKERLGADTVAVMLNNSSDYSDGIAKAFIEESEKLGMKVMGVEGYSDGDKDFRPQLTKLAAMNPDVILIPEYYEQAALIATQAREVGVNSIFVGSDGWDGIAKTLDKSSYAAIENSYFTNHFSIEDQSEKIQNFLKDYREAYKEDPSAFSALGYDAVYMMKTAIEKAGTTDKQKVVDALKGIEYDGVTGYLTFDDHNNPVKAVTVLKIENGKYVFDSKVK, from the coding sequence ATGAGAAAGATTAATATGTTTATTGTTGGAGCTATGATGTTAATAGGTGGTTGTGGTAAGTCTGGAGAGGTGGCTAAGCCTGAAACTATAAAAATTGGTGGAATGGCACCATTAACAGGAGCTTTGGCAATTTATGGAGTTACAACTACTAATGGAGCAGAACTTGCAGTTAAAGAGATAAATGAAAATGGTGGGGTTTTAGGTAAAAAAATAGAATATGTAATGCTTGATACTAAGGGGGATTCTACTGAAGCTGTTATGGCATACAATAAATTAGTTGATGAAAAGGTAGCAGGAATAATTGGAGAGGTTACTTCAAAGCCTACTTTAGCAGTGGCTGAGGTTGCTGTTCAAGATAATATGCCTTTAATTACACCTACTGGAACTCAAGTGGATATTACAGAAGCTGGACCGAATGTATTTAGAGTTTGTTTTACTAATCCATACCAAGGAAAAGTTTTAGCAATCACTTCTAAAGAAAGATTAGGAGCAGATACAGTAGCTGTTATGTTAAATAACTCAAGTGACTATTCAGATGGAATAGCTAAAGCATTTATTGAAGAGTCTGAAAAGTTGGGCATGAAAGTTATGGGAGTAGAGGGATATTCTGATGGAGATAAAGATTTTAGACCTCAACTTACTAAATTGGCAGCTATGAACCCTGATGTTATTCTTATTCCTGAATATTATGAACAAGCAGCTTTAATTGCTACACAAGCGAGAGAAGTTGGAGTTAATTCAATATTTGTAGGTTCTGATGGTTGGGATGGAATAGCTAAAACTCTTGATAAAAGTTCTTATGCTGCAATAGAAAACTCATATTTTACTAATCACTTCTCAATTGAAGATCAATCTGAAAAGATTCAAAATTTCTTAAAAGATTATAGAGAAGCATATAAAGAAGATCCATCTGCTTTCTCTGCATTGGGATATGATGCTGTTTATATGATGAAAACTGCTATTGAAAAAGCTGGAACTACTGATAAACAAAAAGTTGTAGATGCTTTAAAAGGTATTGAATATGATGGGGTAACTGGATATTTAACTTTTGATGATCATAATAATCCTGTAAAAGCAGTTACTGTTTTAAAAATAGAAAATGGTAAATATGTTTTTGATTCAAAAGTTAAATAA
- a CDS encoding iron-containing alcohol dehydrogenase translates to MRYYDYLMPSVNFFGPGCLEVIGERAKILNGKKALIVTDKFLSSLKGGAVEKSIEYLAKAGIETVVFDQVEPNPKDVNVYAGAKIYKENNCDMIITIGGGSPHDCGKGIGIAVTHPKDICEYAGIETLEFPLPPIIAVNTTAGTASEVTRHAVITNTKTKVKFVIVSWRNLPQVSINDPILMIGKPSKLTAATGMDALTHAVEAYVSKDANPVTDAAAIQAIKLIATNLRQAVANGENLKARENMAYASLLAGMAFNNGNLGYVHAMAHQLGGLYDMPHGVANAMLLPHVCRYNMLANPEKFADIAVFMGENVDGLSTMEAAEKAIESLFRLSSDVGIPKSLKEAGVKEEDIEIMSINALKDGNAFSNPRKGNEKDIAEIFRAAM, encoded by the coding sequence ATGAGATACTACGATTATTTAATGCCTAGTGTTAATTTCTTTGGACCAGGATGTCTAGAAGTTATTGGAGAAAGAGCTAAAATATTAAATGGTAAAAAAGCTCTAATTGTTACAGATAAATTCTTAAGTTCTTTAAAAGGTGGAGCAGTAGAAAAATCTATTGAATACCTTGCTAAAGCTGGAATTGAAACTGTTGTTTTTGATCAAGTTGAGCCTAATCCAAAAGATGTTAATGTTTATGCTGGAGCTAAAATATACAAAGAAAACAATTGTGATATGATAATTACTATTGGTGGAGGATCTCCTCACGATTGTGGAAAAGGTATTGGAATTGCTGTAACTCATCCAAAGGATATTTGTGAATATGCAGGTATAGAAACATTAGAATTTCCATTACCACCTATTATAGCTGTAAATACAACTGCTGGAACTGCTTCTGAAGTTACAAGACATGCTGTTATCACAAATACTAAGACAAAAGTTAAATTTGTTATTGTGAGCTGGAGAAATCTACCACAAGTTTCTATAAACGATCCTATTTTAATGATTGGTAAACCATCAAAATTAACAGCTGCTACTGGAATGGATGCTTTAACTCATGCTGTTGAAGCTTATGTTTCAAAAGATGCTAACCCTGTAACTGATGCAGCAGCTATTCAAGCTATCAAATTAATTGCTACAAACCTTAGACAAGCTGTTGCTAATGGAGAAAATTTAAAAGCTAGAGAGAATATGGCATATGCTTCATTATTAGCAGGAATGGCATTTAACAACGGAAATCTTGGATATGTTCATGCTATGGCTCATCAATTAGGTGGACTTTATGATATGCCTCATGGTGTTGCCAATGCTATGTTACTACCACATGTTTGTCGTTACAATATGCTTGCTAATCCAGAAAAATTTGCTGATATAGCTGTATTTATGGGAGAAAATGTAGATGGATTATCTACAATGGAAGCTGCTGAAAAAGCTATTGAATCACTATTTAGATTATCTTCAGATGTTGGAATTCCTAAGAGTTTAAAAGAAGCTGGAGTTAAAGAGGAAGATATAGAGATTATGTCTATCAATGCATTAAAAGATGGAAATGCTTTCAGTAACCCAAGAAAAGGAAATGAAAAAGATATAGCTGAAATATTTAGAGCTGCTATGTAA
- the nrdD gene encoding anaerobic ribonucleoside-triphosphate reductase, with amino-acid sequence MHKIEVIKRNGSIVEFDKNKIERVLEKIDKEVEYLGKVSIKEMMDDIMKKINGSTRISVESIQDIVFYALCGYGLFEQAKAFQTYRTQRAEQRFQDANSVFRHMTDIVDIGDRENSNKNSMLPSVQRDLIAGEYFRYILERNIDKELWSAHRKKTIHWHDSDVDTKLTNCCLFNIEDMLRNGTRITNADVCQPNSVGTAMNIAMQIMASISASQYGGVSLPNFNEVFAEYAKKNFKKNFVKAYNDRLSTEAGLSKISTEEIEAIYGKIDSDNQKLKEEKPVEFAIAKERTAKDIYDACQLFEYQTNSILGSASQTPFSTITFNIPTSWESEEIILSYLKVRQTGLGEKHIPAIFPKLSYMAVDGYNLREGDKYFYITKEVSKCIANTYYPDILFYSKEDYDAGKYYARMGCRSRVNHEYQENGKYQHYGRFNYGVATLNVPQIALDVLKQEQHDKISGNRLERFLEILNKRKHLMKKAIETRFNNVKHLQAKKAPILFQYGGIARLDPEDTIEALLKTDRASVSYGFLGLDDAVRILSDDKENISTQAGHEMGMTIMKAIRQQADEIKAETGLPVSVYGTPAESSIATFFNKDVENYGDIMPEWLRKREYYTNSFHFSSELPIDCFDKIDVEAPFIKYCNGGNIMYVENGGKTYNSDAIIELIQYAHDAGIEYFAVNTISDVCYDCGYTGEITYNEKTASYKCPQCGNEDGMKMKIQRRCCGYISNYNITHALEGRMKEIKNRAIHVK; translated from the coding sequence ATGCATAAGATAGAAGTTATAAAAAGAAATGGATCTATAGTTGAATTCGATAAAAATAAAATTGAAAGAGTACTTGAAAAAATAGATAAAGAGGTTGAATATCTAGGAAAAGTCTCAATTAAAGAGATGATGGATGACATCATGAAGAAAATAAATGGAAGCACAAGAATATCTGTTGAGTCAATACAAGATATTGTGTTTTATGCTTTATGTGGATATGGGCTTTTTGAACAAGCAAAAGCTTTCCAAACATACAGAACTCAAAGAGCAGAGCAAAGATTCCAAGATGCAAACAGTGTATTTAGACACATGACTGATATAGTTGATATTGGAGATAGAGAGAACAGTAACAAAAACTCAATGTTACCATCAGTACAAAGAGACTTAATTGCTGGAGAATATTTCAGATATATACTTGAAAGAAACATTGATAAGGAACTTTGGTCAGCACATAGAAAGAAAACTATCCACTGGCATGACTCAGATGTTGATACAAAATTAACAAACTGTTGTCTATTTAATATAGAAGATATGCTTAGAAATGGTACTAGAATAACAAATGCTGATGTTTGTCAACCAAACTCTGTTGGAACAGCAATGAACATAGCTATGCAAATAATGGCTAGTATCAGTGCAAGTCAATATGGTGGTGTTTCACTTCCTAATTTCAACGAAGTTTTTGCTGAATATGCTAAGAAAAACTTTAAAAAGAACTTTGTAAAAGCATATAATGATAGATTATCAACTGAAGCTGGATTATCAAAGATTTCAACTGAAGAGATTGAAGCTATATATGGAAAAATCGACTCTGATAATCAAAAATTAAAAGAGGAGAAACCAGTTGAATTTGCAATTGCTAAAGAGAGAACTGCAAAGGATATTTATGATGCTTGTCAACTATTTGAGTACCAAACAAACTCAATTTTAGGATCAGCTTCTCAAACTCCATTTAGTACTATAACTTTTAATATCCCTACTTCTTGGGAGTCTGAAGAGATTATCCTATCTTATTTAAAAGTAAGACAAACAGGGCTTGGAGAAAAACATATACCTGCTATCTTCCCTAAACTTTCATATATGGCAGTAGATGGATACAATTTAAGAGAGGGAGACAAATATTTCTATATAACTAAAGAAGTTTCTAAATGTATAGCTAATACATATTATCCAGATATTTTATTCTATTCTAAAGAGGATTATGATGCTGGTAAATACTATGCAAGAATGGGTTGCAGATCAAGAGTAAACCATGAATATCAAGAAAATGGAAAATATCAACACTATGGAAGATTTAACTATGGAGTAGCTACTTTAAATGTTCCTCAAATCGCTTTAGATGTTTTAAAACAAGAACAACATGATAAGATATCAGGAAATAGACTTGAAAGATTCTTAGAAATTTTAAACAAGAGAAAACATCTTATGAAAAAAGCTATTGAAACAAGATTTAATAATGTTAAACATCTTCAAGCTAAAAAAGCTCCAATTCTTTTCCAATATGGTGGAATTGCTAGACTTGATCCTGAAGATACAATAGAAGCATTATTAAAAACAGATAGAGCTTCTGTGTCATATGGTTTCTTAGGGCTTGATGATGCTGTAAGAATCCTTTCTGATGATAAAGAGAATATCTCAACTCAAGCAGGACATGAGATGGGAATGACTATAATGAAGGCTATTAGACAACAAGCTGATGAGATAAAAGCTGAAACAGGTTTACCAGTATCAGTTTATGGAACTCCTGCTGAAAGCTCAATAGCAACATTCTTCAATAAAGATGTTGAAAACTATGGAGATATTATGCCTGAATGGTTAAGAAAAAGAGAATACTATACAAACTCTTTCCACTTCTCATCAGAGCTTCCAATAGATTGTTTTGATAAGATAGATGTAGAAGCACCATTTATTAAATACTGTAATGGTGGAAATATAATGTATGTTGAAAATGGTGGAAAAACATATAATAGTGATGCTATAATCGAACTTATTCAATATGCTCATGATGCTGGAATTGAGTACTTTGCAGTAAATACAATTTCAGATGTATGTTATGATTGTGGTTACACTGGAGAGATCACATATAATGAAAAAACAGCTAGTTACAAATGCCCACAATGTGGAAATGAAGATGGAATGAAAATGAAAATTCAAAGACGTTGTTGTGGATATATTTCAAACTACAATATAACTCATGCTCTTGAAGGTAGAATGAAAGAGATAAAAAATAGAGCAATCCACGTGAAATAA
- a CDS encoding DUF1232 domain-containing protein: MEEKENINLEKEEYKKEYNEKNFLDKLKKVLKIIGVKGVYMLLILYNTLQRKDIPPKEKSIIIGALGYFLLPLDALPDITPIVGYSDDIFALGMAILKVMPFIDDEIKKKSKEQIKKWFKIPEVELDLLIK; the protein is encoded by the coding sequence ATGGAAGAAAAGGAAAATATAAATCTTGAAAAAGAGGAGTATAAAAAAGAGTATAATGAGAAAAATTTTCTTGATAAATTGAAGAAAGTTTTAAAAATTATAGGTGTTAAAGGTGTTTATATGCTTTTAATTTTATACAATACTTTACAGAGAAAGGATATTCCACCTAAAGAAAAATCTATAATTATTGGGGCTTTAGGTTACTTTCTTCTTCCATTAGATGCCTTACCTGATATTACACCAATAGTAGGTTATAGTGATGATATCTTTGCTTTGGGAATGGCTATTTTAAAAGTGATGCCTTTTATTGATGATGAGATAAAGAAAAAATCAAAAGAGCAGATAAAAAAATGGTTTAAAATTCCTGAAGTTGAATTAGATCTTTTGATAAAATAG
- a CDS encoding Crp/Fnr family transcriptional regulator, with protein MEKIEFLKKLPIFFNLTEEEIIFVLKFFNSYKESFKKNDFIFEIGKEIDKIGIILSGEINIIKEDFWGNRNILNKFKSGEIFGEVLALSKTSLNIVVEASQNCTILFLDLKNFSIDSEKNPDEILKFLSNIFKISLKKNILFTEKLEYISKKSIREKLLSFLSAEAQKNKSNSFFIKFDRQELADYLFVERSALSRELSSMKKDGLIDYKKNYFILK; from the coding sequence ATGGAAAAAATAGAATTTTTAAAAAAACTTCCAATATTTTTTAATTTAACTGAGGAAGAGATTATTTTTGTTTTAAAATTTTTTAATTCTTATAAGGAATCATTTAAAAAGAATGATTTTATTTTTGAAATAGGGAAAGAAATAGATAAGATTGGGATAATTTTATCAGGAGAGATCAATATAATAAAAGAGGATTTTTGGGGGAATAGAAATATTTTAAATAAATTTAAAAGTGGAGAAATTTTTGGTGAAGTTTTAGCTCTTTCAAAGACTTCTTTAAATATAGTGGTTGAAGCTTCACAAAATTGTACAATTTTATTTTTAGATCTAAAAAACTTTTCAATAGATAGTGAAAAAAATCCTGATGAGATCTTAAAATTTTTATCCAATATTTTTAAAATTTCTTTAAAAAAGAATATTCTATTTACTGAAAAATTAGAATATATTAGCAAAAAATCTATAAGAGAAAAGTTACTATCGTTTCTTTCAGCAGAGGCACAAAAAAATAAAAGTAACTCATTTTTTATAAAATTTGATAGGCAGGAGTTAGCAGATTATCTCTTTGTAGAGAGAAGTGCTCTATCTCGTGAACTTAGTTCTATGAAAAAAGATGGATTAATTGATTATAAGAAAAATTATTTTATTTTAAAATAG
- a CDS encoding PocR ligand-binding domain-containing protein has translation MLRNFKDELLLIQKDLMTLTNMGIVIIDIEGEYITEKTNYSGFCKLFRKSSNLSLFCEKCDLKALNKVLLSRTPYIYKCHSGLIDVIIPILYEGEIIGAFLIGQFLIENSEEFEIERILKENSEKNIDLKLLQEKYQELTVISLEKLESIIRIVTYSTYYIADCIKNNRWLHVKSNISKTKIELSNSKIAPVIKYINENIHENISLTLGATLCNMSQSQFGRTFKRETGKTFKEYILLKKIERAKFYIKTTDKSFSEISDLLGFEDSSYFTKLFKKYEIITPKEYKNRLKNNLS, from the coding sequence ATGTTAAGGAATTTTAAAGATGAATTGCTGTTGATTCAAAAAGATTTAATGACTCTTACCAATATGGGGATTGTAATTATTGATATTGAAGGGGAATATATTACTGAAAAAACTAATTATTCAGGGTTTTGTAAACTGTTTCGTAAAAGCTCAAATCTTAGTTTATTTTGTGAAAAATGTGATTTAAAAGCTTTAAATAAGGTTTTGTTATCAAGAACTCCATATATTTATAAATGTCACTCTGGTTTGATTGATGTGATTATCCCTATTTTATATGAAGGAGAGATTATTGGAGCTTTTTTAATTGGACAATTTTTAATTGAAAATAGTGAGGAATTTGAAATAGAAAGAATTTTAAAGGAAAATAGTGAAAAAAATATAGATTTAAAATTACTTCAGGAAAAATATCAAGAGTTGACAGTTATTAGCTTAGAAAAACTTGAAAGCATAATTAGAATTGTAACTTATAGCACCTATTATATAGCTGATTGTATAAAAAATAATAGATGGTTGCATGTAAAAAGTAACATATCTAAAACCAAAATAGAGTTAAGCAATTCTAAAATAGCACCAGTTATAAAATATATAAATGAAAATATCCATGAGAATATATCTTTAACTTTAGGGGCTACCCTTTGCAATATGAGTCAATCTCAATTTGGAAGAACATTCAAAAGAGAAACTGGAAAAACTTTTAAAGAGTATATTTTATTAAAGAAGATAGAAAGAGCTAAGTTTTACATTAAAACTACTGATAAATCTTTTAGTGAAATATCAGATCTCCTTGGTTTTGAAGATAGTAGTTACTTTACAAAGTTATTTAAGAAATATGAGATAATTACACCAAAGGAGTATAAAAATAGATTAAAAAATAATTTATCATAA
- a CDS encoding 4Fe-4S binding protein: MIRKIIKIDTEKCDGCGACVKACHEGAIGLVNGKAKLLRDDYCDGLGDCLPSCHAEAITFEEREALPYDEEAVMAKSKNSFNHSCLGNKIEVFKNNSQDELEEEIYASSLLKSKLSQWPIQIKLVPSNANFFEDANLLVAADCTAFAYGNFHNEFIKDHITLIGCPKLDSGDYKEKLTDILKLNNIKSLTVVKMEVPCCSGIERACVEALKTSGKFIPWQIVTITRDGRKK, from the coding sequence ATGATAAGAAAAATTATAAAAATAGATACAGAAAAATGTGATGGGTGTGGGGCTTGTGTAAAAGCTTGTCATGAAGGAGCTATAGGTTTAGTTAATGGTAAGGCTAAGTTATTGAGAGATGATTATTGTGATGGACTTGGAGATTGTCTCCCTAGTTGTCATGCTGAAGCAATAACTTTTGAAGAGAGAGAAGCCCTTCCATATGATGAAGAAGCTGTAATGGCTAAGTCTAAAAATAGTTTTAATCATTCATGTTTAGGAAATAAAATTGAGGTTTTTAAAAATAATTCTCAAGATGAGTTAGAAGAAGAAATATATGCCTCAAGTTTATTAAAAAGTAAATTAAGCCAATGGCCTATTCAAATAAAATTAGTTCCAAGCAATGCTAATTTTTTTGAAGATGCTAATCTTTTAGTAGCTGCTGATTGTACAGCTTTTGCCTATGGAAATTTTCATAATGAATTTATTAAAGATCATATAACTCTTATAGGTTGTCCTAAACTTGATTCAGGAGATTATAAGGAAAAGTTAACAGATATTTTAAAATTAAATAATATAAAATCTTTAACTGTTGTAAAAATGGAAGTTCCTTGTTGTAGTGGAATTGAAAGAGCTTGTGTAGAAGCTTTAAAAACAAGTGGAAAATTTATTCCATGGCAAATAGTAACTATTACAAGAGATGGAAGGAAAAAATAG